From a region of the Rhodococcus sp. 4CII genome:
- a CDS encoding PaaI family thioesterase — protein sequence MPTSEVRPDREIAGRTESPILPAPVFDRLITEMRRFQDLLAGAALPVAEAEQLTTLLVTGASSLAEHQVPDVHRDFSHRRDVPSRGQSMTPWFEVVERDHDSVVAQVRFGRFFNGVGGVAHGGAIPLIFDDVLGSLASWERSSSRTAYLNVSYLSVTPLDTPLILEAVFEREEGRKRFLRGTLRNGDTVCAQAESLFVATTI from the coding sequence ATGCCGACTAGCGAGGTACGACCCGATCGGGAGATTGCCGGGAGGACCGAATCGCCGATCCTCCCGGCACCGGTCTTCGACCGGCTCATCACCGAGATGCGACGCTTCCAGGACCTGCTCGCCGGCGCGGCCCTCCCGGTCGCCGAAGCGGAACAGCTGACGACCCTGCTCGTCACGGGTGCGTCTTCGCTCGCGGAGCATCAGGTGCCCGACGTCCATCGCGACTTCTCGCACCGCCGCGACGTGCCGAGCCGCGGCCAATCGATGACTCCGTGGTTCGAGGTGGTCGAACGGGATCACGACAGCGTGGTCGCCCAAGTGCGGTTCGGTCGGTTCTTCAACGGTGTGGGCGGTGTGGCACACGGCGGCGCGATCCCGCTGATCTTCGACGACGTGCTCGGCTCACTCGCGTCGTGGGAACGCTCGAGTTCGCGCACGGCCTATCTCAACGTGTCGTACCTTTCGGTCACACCGCTCGACACGCCCCTGATACTCGAGGCCGTGTTCGAGCGGGAAGAGGGGCGCAAGCGCTTCCTCCGGGGCACGTTGCGGAACGGGGACACAGTGTGCGCGCAGGCAGAGTCGTTGTTCGTCGCGACCACGATCTGA